In one window of Chryseobacterium sp. JV274 DNA:
- a CDS encoding RrF2 family transcriptional regulator, protein MFSKTCEYAIRALIYVAQKSRDGSRIGIKDIASGIDSPEYFIAKILQDLSRKGFVQSAKGPNGGFYMDDNNLGLSVADIVREIDGDKLFSGCGLGLKECSENHPCPIHNEFKHIRQAIQVMLEGSKIQLFVENLDLKLTFLKK, encoded by the coding sequence ATGTTTTCAAAAACCTGTGAATACGCCATCCGTGCACTGATATATGTCGCGCAGAAGTCTCGAGACGGAAGCAGGATAGGGATTAAAGATATTGCATCGGGGATTGACTCACCGGAATACTTCATTGCAAAGATTCTTCAGGATTTAAGCAGAAAAGGCTTTGTACAATCTGCCAAGGGACCTAACGGCGGTTTTTATATGGACGATAACAATTTAGGATTATCTGTCGCCGATATTGTGAGAGAAATTGATGGTGACAAGCTGTTCTCCGGCTGCGGTTTGGGATTAAAGGAATGCTCCGAAAATCATCCTTGTCCTATTCATAATGAATTTAAGCACATAAGGCAGGCCATACAAGTAATGCTGGAAGGATCAAAGATTCAGCTGTTTGTAGAAAACCTGGATTTAAAGCTTACATTCCTGAAAAAATAA
- a CDS encoding cytochrome C: MSKHNATVFLYIDEETNPIAELQTPIVFNLDTTKLADGKHILRIVSKFDQKEGLKIIPFIVRNGPIIHLEGLSDDEVVNGTIPLMVNAYDTGRNQSFIIKGSENPRTIPVWVWVIALIFVAWAAFYIVTNFSL, translated from the coding sequence ATGTCAAAACATAACGCAACTGTTTTTTTATACATCGATGAAGAAACGAATCCCATTGCAGAACTTCAGACCCCAATAGTTTTTAATCTCGATACAACAAAATTGGCCGATGGGAAACACATCCTTAGAATTGTTAGTAAATTTGATCAGAAAGAGGGATTAAAAATAATACCTTTTATCGTTCGTAATGGCCCTATTATTCATTTAGAAGGACTTTCTGATGATGAAGTAGTTAATGGCACGATACCCTTAATGGTCAATGCTTATGATACAGGAAGAAATCAAAGCTTCATTATCAAAGGAAGCGAAAATCCTCGTACGATACCGGTTTGGGTATGGGTAATTGCTCTGATATTTGTAGCTTGGGCAGCTTTTTATATTGTCACGAATTTTAGTCTTTAA
- the ccoN gene encoding cytochrome-c oxidase, cbb3-type subunit I produces MNTQKFNYDNTIVRAFLYATIVFGLIGFLFGLTAALLLFYPELPEFIFGTDDESIKILRNGGIQALIDTNGAFGFGRIRMLHTNTVIFAFVCNSVFVGVYYSVPRLLKTEMFSKTLSWIHFWTWQLMVVITFITFFMGINTSKEYAEHEWPIDILLTFSWVIFGMNMFGTIARRRVRHLYVAIWFYLGTWIAVAMLYIFNNLEVPLSFTGWKSYSAYSGVKDAIVQWWYGHNAVAFILTTPILGLMYYFLPKAAERPVFSYKLSIIHFWSLIFVYIWAGPHHLQYTAIPAWAQAVGTGFSIMLIAPSWGGMLNGLLTLRGSWDKVRENPVLKFFVVAVTCYGMATFEGPLLATKNINKIGHFTDWVIGHVHLGALGWNGFMAFGMIYYLIPILWRTTIWSVKMANWHFWLGTFGIIFYAVPMYISGFTQGLMWKQFNPDGTLLWKNWLDTVTAIIPYFKMRFLGGLFYFSGAVLMVINLVVTVRKGSFQREVPAEALALTNISNKRKEGEGLHLWLERLPVLLTVLSFIAVSIGGAVEIIPTLMLKENVPTITSVKPYSPLELEGRDLYIREGCNACHSQVVRPFRDEIVRFNGKNGQYSKAGEFVYDRPFLWGSKRTGPDLHREGGKNPSSWHYKHMYNPRSTSAGSIMPRYPWLIANNLDRSQMIDKLKFMKSTFDVPYTKVQIDTADKWADNQAAKIVKDIFVEASDLKEAYAKRPQGELEKKEIIALIAYLQRLGIDIKTTDIKTADNN; encoded by the coding sequence ATGAATACACAGAAATTTAATTATGACAATACCATAGTACGTGCCTTTTTGTATGCAACGATAGTTTTTGGACTGATCGGATTCCTGTTTGGTCTCACTGCGGCTCTGCTGTTATTCTATCCAGAGCTACCAGAATTCATTTTTGGAACTGATGACGAGTCAATAAAAATTTTAAGAAACGGAGGGATACAAGCGTTAATAGATACCAACGGAGCATTCGGTTTCGGCAGAATAAGGATGCTACATACCAATACTGTAATTTTCGCTTTTGTCTGCAACAGTGTTTTTGTCGGAGTATATTACTCCGTACCCAGACTCTTAAAAACAGAAATGTTTAGCAAAACATTAAGCTGGATTCATTTCTGGACTTGGCAATTAATGGTTGTAATAACCTTTATAACTTTCTTTATGGGCATCAATACATCTAAGGAATATGCTGAACATGAATGGCCAATCGATATACTTCTTACGTTTTCATGGGTGATTTTTGGAATGAATATGTTCGGAACTATTGCGAGAAGAAGAGTGAGACATCTATATGTTGCGATTTGGTTTTATTTAGGAACATGGATAGCCGTAGCGATGCTTTATATATTCAATAACCTTGAAGTCCCCTTATCCTTTACAGGATGGAAGTCGTATTCTGCTTATTCCGGAGTTAAAGATGCCATCGTTCAATGGTGGTATGGTCACAATGCGGTAGCATTTATTTTAACTACCCCAATTTTGGGTTTAATGTATTATTTTTTACCAAAGGCCGCTGAACGTCCGGTTTTCTCATACAAGCTTTCAATTATTCATTTTTGGTCATTAATATTTGTGTACATATGGGCAGGGCCGCATCATCTTCAATATACCGCAATACCTGCATGGGCACAGGCTGTAGGAACTGGTTTTTCAATTATGCTGATAGCACCATCATGGGGAGGAATGCTGAATGGATTGCTCACACTGAGAGGATCTTGGGATAAAGTTAGAGAAAATCCAGTTTTAAAATTCTTCGTTGTTGCAGTAACTTGTTATGGTATGGCAACGTTTGAAGGACCTCTTTTAGCAACAAAAAACATTAATAAAATTGGCCACTTTACAGACTGGGTGATAGGTCATGTTCATCTCGGAGCATTAGGCTGGAATGGTTTTATGGCTTTTGGTATGATTTATTATCTGATACCCATCTTATGGAGAACAACAATATGGTCGGTTAAGATGGCAAACTGGCATTTTTGGCTAGGCACTTTTGGAATTATTTTCTATGCGGTTCCAATGTACATTTCAGGATTTACGCAAGGATTAATGTGGAAACAGTTTAACCCCGACGGTACATTATTGTGGAAAAACTGGCTGGATACAGTCACTGCAATTATCCCTTATTTTAAAATGAGATTTTTAGGTGGCTTGTTTTATTTTTCAGGTGCTGTCTTAATGGTTATTAACTTGGTTGTTACGGTCAGAAAGGGTTCTTTTCAAAGAGAAGTGCCGGCCGAAGCTCTGGCTTTGACAAATATAAGCAATAAAAGAAAAGAAGGTGAAGGCCTGCACCTTTGGCTAGAAAGACTGCCCGTTTTACTTACCGTATTATCTTTCATTGCAGTATCAATTGGTGGAGCTGTAGAAATAATACCAACTTTAATGCTCAAAGAAAATGTACCTACCATTACCTCCGTAAAACCGTATTCTCCATTAGAATTGGAAGGCAGAGATTTATACATCCGTGAAGGTTGCAATGCCTGCCATTCGCAAGTTGTAAGACCCTTTAGAGACGAGATTGTAAGATTCAACGGCAAAAACGGGCAATACTCGAAGGCAGGAGAATTCGTGTATGACAGGCCGTTCTTATGGGGTTCAAAAAGGACAGGTCCCGATTTACACCGGGAAGGTGGTAAAAACCCAAGTTCATGGCACTATAAACACATGTACAATCCCAGATCTACATCTGCAGGATCTATTATGCCCCGCTATCCATGGTTAATAGCCAATAATCTGGATCGCTCCCAAATGATCGATAAGCTTAAGTTCATGAAAAGTACTTTTGACGTGCCATATACAAAAGTACAGATTGATACTGCAGATAAATGGGCTGATAACCAGGCAGCGAAAATAGTAAAAGATATCTTTGTAGAAGCTTCTGACCTTAAGGAAGCTTATGCAAAAAGACCTCAGGGAGAATTAGAGAAAAAAGAAATTATTGCGCTTATCGCTTATCTTCAGAGATTAGGCATAGATATCAAAACGACCGATATAAAAACAGCTGATAATAATTAA
- a CDS encoding DUF488 domain-containing protein encodes MKIKLKRIYETFSPTDGYRVLVDRLWPRGISKENAHIEEWNKELAPSNELRKWFHHDPKLWKVFSEKYETELKEKGSGKEFLDRNKKQNLITLVYAAKDELHCHPLILKKYLENLILNDKIS; translated from the coding sequence ATGAAAATAAAACTCAAAAGAATCTATGAAACTTTTTCTCCTACAGATGGATACCGTGTTTTAGTAGATAGGTTATGGCCTCGAGGAATTTCTAAAGAAAATGCCCATATCGAAGAATGGAATAAAGAGCTTGCTCCTTCTAATGAACTCCGGAAGTGGTTTCATCACGATCCAAAACTTTGGAAGGTTTTTTCAGAAAAATACGAAACCGAACTCAAAGAAAAAGGTTCCGGAAAAGAATTTCTAGATCGAAATAAAAAACAGAATCTCATCACTTTGGTATATGCAGCGAAAGATGAGCTGCATTGCCATCCCTTGATTTTAAAGAAATATTTAGAAAATTTGATTCTAAATGATAAAATATCATAG
- a CDS encoding cbb3-type cytochrome c oxidase subunit I: MDELLNEPGLQITIFLFLIPVIFALILILIRVNRMISDTIKRSELKKIYEHLSRLQPGEISALEERRKELEFQLSGNELSENKEVRDPRGLIDEANEVHDIRFLQSKREEGRNIIIPNDEKKLILWFLGCSVFWLFAGTTVGEYLGIKFVAPDADHISWLSFGRLRPVHTNIVFWGWASMAMVGFSYYVIPRVGNTKVFNLKIGYITLILMNSAVLLGSICLMAGINNSGGEYREYIWPVMLLFAVGIIISIYNHINTIAFRKTEEIYVSNWYIVSAMMFVVVILIVAYLPFWQNGLGETITQGYFMHQGVGMWFMFFNLGLMYYFLPQELNSPVYSYSLSILAFWTQILFYTLIGTHHFIFSAIPWWMQTIAIVASVGMVIPVAAGSINFMMTIRGSWHRLKLSYVLPFYVVSILFYFTGSMQGTAEAFRATNLLWHFTDFTVAHSHLTMYGIITFMLWSFTYTLVPRLTSYEPPSITVGLHFWLALIGVLVYTVSLMIGSTEKGMMWMEKKPFIEGVVKMMPFWLWRAIGGTMMWISHIVFAYNFYRMIKPRKEIRLPHTPKEILEIVHTKQQRS; encoded by the coding sequence ATGGATGAACTTCTCAATGAGCCTGGTTTACAAATCACTATTTTTCTTTTCTTGATTCCTGTGATTTTTGCGCTTATTCTAATTTTAATAAGGGTAAACCGGATGATTTCTGATACAATTAAAAGAAGTGAGCTAAAAAAAATATACGAACATCTTAGCAGGCTGCAACCGGGGGAAATCTCCGCTTTGGAAGAACGGAGAAAAGAACTTGAATTTCAACTTTCCGGAAATGAGCTTTCGGAAAATAAAGAGGTAAGAGATCCTCGGGGGCTGATCGATGAGGCAAATGAAGTCCACGACATTCGTTTCCTGCAATCTAAAAGAGAAGAGGGTAGAAACATCATAATTCCAAATGATGAAAAAAAGCTGATTCTTTGGTTTTTGGGTTGTAGCGTATTCTGGCTCTTTGCAGGTACCACGGTCGGTGAGTATCTAGGGATTAAATTTGTTGCGCCTGATGCTGATCATATCAGCTGGTTAAGCTTTGGAAGACTCAGACCTGTCCATACAAATATAGTTTTCTGGGGCTGGGCGTCTATGGCGATGGTTGGCTTTTCATATTATGTTATACCAAGGGTAGGAAATACAAAAGTCTTCAACCTTAAGATAGGTTACATTACATTGATATTAATGAATTCCGCTGTTCTATTAGGAAGTATTTGTCTAATGGCGGGGATCAACAACAGTGGTGGTGAATACAGAGAATACATTTGGCCGGTCATGCTGCTTTTTGCAGTGGGAATTATTATAAGTATTTATAATCATATCAATACCATCGCATTCCGTAAGACAGAAGAAATCTATGTTTCAAATTGGTATATCGTTTCGGCAATGATGTTTGTGGTGGTTATCTTAATCGTTGCCTATCTTCCTTTTTGGCAGAACGGTTTGGGAGAAACAATCACTCAGGGTTATTTTATGCATCAGGGCGTGGGAATGTGGTTCATGTTCTTCAATTTGGGATTAATGTATTATTTTCTTCCTCAGGAACTTAATAGTCCTGTATATTCGTATAGTTTGAGCATACTTGCATTTTGGACGCAGATTTTGTTTTATACCCTTATTGGAACGCATCATTTTATTTTCAGTGCTATCCCTTGGTGGATGCAGACCATTGCTATTGTTGCCAGTGTTGGAATGGTGATCCCTGTTGCAGCAGGCAGCATTAATTTCATGATGACCATTCGGGGATCCTGGCATCGTCTGAAGCTGAGTTATGTACTACCTTTTTATGTGGTTTCTATTCTCTTTTATTTTACGGGCTCGATGCAGGGAACAGCAGAAGCTTTCAGGGCGACAAACCTACTGTGGCATTTTACTGACTTTACGGTGGCTCACTCACATTTAACGATGTATGGGATCATTACCTTCATGCTATGGTCTTTTACTTATACTCTGGTTCCGAGACTTACTTCGTATGAACCGCCAAGTATTACTGTAGGTTTACATTTTTGGTTGGCATTGATCGGGGTTTTGGTGTATACTGTTTCTTTGATGATTGGTTCTACAGAAAAGGGAATGATGTGGATGGAGAAAAAACCTTTTATAGAAGGAGTGGTAAAAATGATGCCTTTTTGGTTGTGGAGAGCAATTGGAGGAACTATGATGTGGATTTCGCATATCGTTTTCGCATATAATTTTTATAGAATGATTAAACCGAGAAAAGAGATACGGCTTCCTCATACCCCAAAAGAGATTTTAGAAATAGTTCACACAAAACAACAAAGATCATAA
- a CDS encoding chloride channel protein, with amino-acid sequence MRRKSVQRHHYLRLVLISVLISICASFLSYSLKIITEHFQKLIFYFAKRENSIWFIFLPTIGITTIYFLRKYLFLNRKNKGITEIYKTVDQRKDHLPLFKIPSHYFNGFLTVIFGGSTGIEVSTVVATATLGNAVYERHFSANIYKLELICAGVVAGVAILFGSPIAGWLFAMEVIARKFNKTLFMSCTASAVVSWIFLYFIKSEPLLPIEITEWKWMAIPFFVILSLLGGVLSVYFTILVIKIKDFFSGISNNFLRVNLGALIVGGLIFSFPFLYGDSYHSLSEILNHPKSYSFLFLLFLIILKPLASSLTLGAGGDGGVFAPSIVSGAFLGFTFAFFCNTFLGTSLIYVNFMLVGAAATLSASIYAPFTALFLVCNLAPNGYVLFFPILLACWISKDLARRIIPYNVYTYYTKSE; translated from the coding sequence ATGAGAAGAAAAAGTGTACAAAGACATCACTATTTAAGGTTAGTTTTAATTTCTGTTTTAATAAGCATTTGTGCCTCGTTTCTTAGCTATTCATTAAAAATAATTACTGAGCATTTTCAAAAGCTTATATTTTATTTTGCTAAAAGAGAAAATTCTATATGGTTTATTTTTCTTCCAACCATCGGGATTACAACAATATATTTTTTAAGAAAATATCTTTTCCTTAACAGAAAGAATAAAGGAATCACCGAAATTTATAAAACTGTAGATCAAAGAAAAGATCATTTACCATTATTCAAAATTCCATCACATTATTTTAATGGATTTCTTACCGTCATTTTTGGTGGCTCGACTGGGATTGAGGTTTCTACAGTGGTTGCAACAGCAACTCTTGGAAATGCAGTTTATGAGAGGCATTTTTCTGCAAATATTTACAAATTAGAACTTATTTGTGCTGGTGTTGTTGCCGGAGTAGCCATTTTATTTGGAAGTCCTATTGCAGGTTGGCTCTTTGCTATGGAAGTAATTGCAAGAAAATTTAATAAAACGCTTTTTATGAGCTGTACCGCATCAGCTGTTGTTTCGTGGATTTTCCTTTATTTCATAAAAAGTGAACCTTTACTTCCTATTGAAATTACTGAGTGGAAATGGATGGCAATTCCATTTTTTGTAATCTTAAGTCTGTTGGGAGGGGTTTTGTCCGTTTATTTTACTATTTTAGTTATTAAGATTAAAGATTTTTTTTCAGGAATCTCCAATAATTTTTTGAGGGTAAATTTAGGAGCTCTGATTGTAGGAGGCCTAATATTTAGCTTTCCCTTTTTATATGGAGACAGTTATCATTCATTATCAGAAATTCTAAACCATCCCAAAAGTTATTCGTTTCTTTTTCTGCTTTTTCTAATCATATTAAAACCGCTCGCTTCTTCTTTAACTCTCGGAGCTGGAGGAGACGGAGGTGTTTTTGCACCTAGTATTGTTTCAGGTGCATTTTTAGGATTTACCTTTGCTTTTTTTTGTAATACTTTTTTGGGAACCTCTTTAATCTATGTGAATTTTATGTTGGTTGGGGCAGCTGCTACCTTATCCGCATCTATTTACGCTCCTTTTACAGCACTTTTCTTAGTGTGTAATTTAGCACCTAATGGATACGTTCTATTTTTTCCAATATTGCTCGCTTGTTGGATTTCAAAAGACTTAGCTAGGAGAATTATACCTTATAATGTGTATACTTACTATACTAAAAGTGAATGA
- a CDS encoding Crp/Fnr family transcriptional regulator, which yields MIPEKYLKKYNYSTKHYDIGDFIYEENTICRNYFQIISGKIKLNNYCEDGKEFIQNIFEAPQSFGDALLFINERYPTNAVALTECNIIEISAKDFFDLLKDNPECAIDVSTGLSQRLHYKMLMSQHVFSKDPTVRLKALMDYFKNMHNVHQKSNKEYLIPLTRQQMADLTGLRVETVIRTIKLMERNHLLTIKNHLIYY from the coding sequence ATGATTCCTGAAAAGTATTTAAAAAAATATAATTATAGTACAAAACATTACGATATCGGAGATTTTATCTATGAGGAAAACACAATTTGCCGAAATTATTTCCAGATTATTTCGGGAAAAATTAAATTAAACAATTATTGTGAAGATGGTAAAGAATTTATTCAGAATATATTTGAGGCACCTCAAAGTTTTGGCGATGCCTTACTTTTTATAAATGAAAGATATCCTACGAATGCAGTAGCTTTAACTGAATGTAATATTATAGAGATTTCCGCTAAAGATTTTTTTGATTTGCTAAAGGATAATCCAGAATGTGCAATAGACGTCAGTACAGGTTTATCCCAAAGGCTCCACTACAAAATGCTGATGTCTCAGCATGTTTTTTCTAAAGATCCGACCGTAAGGCTTAAAGCTTTAATGGACTATTTCAAAAATATGCACAATGTACACCAGAAATCGAATAAAGAATATTTAATTCCTTTAACGCGTCAGCAAATGGCGGATCTAACAGGTTTGCGAGTGGAAACTGTTATCCGAACTATTAAGTTAATGGAAAGAAATCACTTGCTCACAATAAAAAATCATCTAATATACTATTAA
- a CDS encoding cbb3-type cytochrome c oxidase subunit II: MDFFSDHKKLFSSALAFFLFLTLVICILPAFNNQKVYKPLPGSKALTEEESHGKEIYIREGCVGCHTQQVRNIDMDQVFGGRPSLAIDYARNKRLNLFQNTATLMGTERTGPDLTNIGSRQPSKEWQYSHLFNPRSVVPESVMPSYKWMFLIKDELQTGDVEVSVPDKFKIGIKGKIVPSKDAQDLVAYLLSLKQTELPKSIPAREFLYKVEKKADANSGGDNLPDGTTLFTTNCATCHQANGEGLPGAFPALKGSPVVLGDDLELYVTIIMKGYDPRPEYATMPAVGTNAGFSPEEVAALINHERTSWGNTGKKVTADEVKVIMDKIK, from the coding sequence ATGGATTTTTTTAGCGATCATAAAAAACTGTTTTCATCGGCATTAGCTTTTTTCCTTTTTCTTACATTGGTTATCTGTATTTTGCCGGCATTTAACAATCAGAAAGTATATAAACCTTTACCTGGAAGTAAGGCACTTACAGAAGAGGAAAGTCACGGAAAGGAAATTTATATACGGGAAGGTTGTGTAGGTTGCCACACACAGCAGGTTAGAAATATTGATATGGATCAGGTTTTTGGAGGCAGGCCAAGTCTTGCGATCGATTACGCCCGAAATAAAAGGTTGAATCTTTTCCAGAACACCGCCACTTTAATGGGAACTGAAAGAACAGGTCCAGATCTCACCAACATTGGGAGCAGACAGCCAAGTAAAGAATGGCAATATTCGCATTTATTTAATCCGAGATCAGTTGTCCCTGAATCAGTGATGCCTTCATACAAATGGATGTTTTTAATAAAAGACGAATTGCAGACAGGTGATGTCGAAGTAAGTGTTCCGGATAAATTTAAAATAGGAATTAAAGGAAAAATCGTTCCTTCAAAAGATGCTCAGGATTTGGTTGCGTATTTATTGAGCTTAAAACAAACTGAGCTTCCTAAAAGCATTCCGGCCAGAGAATTTTTATATAAAGTAGAAAAAAAAGCAGACGCAAATTCTGGAGGTGATAACCTCCCAGATGGAACAACGTTGTTTACAACAAATTGTGCGACCTGTCATCAGGCGAACGGAGAGGGATTACCTGGAGCTTTCCCAGCATTAAAAGGAAGCCCGGTCGTTTTAGGTGATGATTTGGAATTATATGTAACTATTATAATGAAAGGTTATGATCCACGACCTGAATACGCTACAATGCCTGCTGTTGGAACTAATGCAGGGTTTTCACCGGAAGAAGTTGCGGCCCTCATTAATCATGAAAGAACAAGCTGGGGGAACACCGGAAAAAAAGTGACGGCCGATGAAGTGAAAGTAATTATGGATAAAATAAAATAA
- a CDS encoding AraC family transcriptional regulator, with translation MKEVYPTFKIGGLSTCNSISEMFTVDKFSEFLKRNPGTEKVHRHSFYHVTYFEKGCGENLIDFNSYDVIPNKIFFMRPDQVHSWRLDENTEGYVINFSTTFFDQLKINSSLIDQFPFFNLFGSDQMVKISTQNQKRIKLCFEEIISEMTDIQPWSQVMIASLVLQICALACKEITTETVFTDTNYNSLILKQFIEIVEVNFHQYKLPKEYAAFLNVTPNQLNFICKQQVNLSAGEIIRKRIILEAKRLLVNFDLSIASIAETLNYSDPSYFVKFFKKYTSFTPDAFRKQYYIKY, from the coding sequence ATGAAGGAGGTTTATCCAACGTTTAAGATAGGAGGTCTGTCGACATGTAATTCTATTAGTGAAATGTTTACGGTTGATAAGTTTTCAGAATTCTTAAAGCGGAATCCCGGCACAGAGAAGGTACATCGGCATTCTTTCTACCATGTTACCTATTTTGAAAAAGGATGCGGTGAAAATTTAATAGATTTCAATTCGTACGATGTTATTCCTAATAAAATATTTTTTATGCGTCCGGATCAGGTTCACAGCTGGCGATTAGACGAAAATACGGAGGGTTATGTAATCAATTTTTCAACGACTTTTTTTGACCAACTGAAGATAAATTCATCATTGATTGATCAGTTTCCTTTTTTCAATTTATTCGGAAGCGACCAAATGGTCAAAATTTCCACACAGAACCAGAAAAGAATTAAGCTTTGTTTTGAGGAAATTATTTCAGAAATGACTGACATTCAACCCTGGTCACAAGTAATGATTGCGTCATTGGTACTACAAATTTGTGCACTGGCATGTAAAGAAATTACCACTGAAACCGTTTTTACAGACACCAATTATAATTCTTTGATATTAAAGCAGTTTATCGAAATTGTAGAAGTTAATTTTCATCAATATAAATTGCCCAAAGAGTATGCGGCTTTTCTAAATGTTACTCCTAACCAATTGAACTTCATATGCAAACAACAGGTCAATTTATCGGCAGGAGAAATTATCAGAAAAAGGATCATCTTAGAAGCTAAAAGGCTCTTGGTTAATTTTGATTTATCCATTGCAAGTATTGCTGAAACGCTAAATTATTCCGATCCCTCATATTTCGTGAAATTTTTTAAAAAGTATACATCATTTACACCTGATGCATTTCGAAAACAGTATTACATTAAGTATTAA
- the ccoG gene encoding cytochrome c oxidase accessory protein CcoG: MSEIDQQAVRGGQAQVVDPESYRDSIGTMDQTGKRKWVFPKKPKGKYTNYRELVSYILLIIYFAIPFIKINGNPVFLLNVIDGEYFIMGQPFYPQDFFILTLGAIASLIFIIVFTIAFGRIFCGWICPQTIFMESIFRKIEFWIEGDRNKQMRLDRQEWNTEKIWKRILKWSAYIVISLFITHIMFMYIVGYEDVLQIISGGPFANITSFIVMILFTATFYFVFAWFREQVCTLVCPYGRLQGVLIDKETINVFYDFKRGEIRSKWRNGEDRKSTGKGDCIDCYQCVAVCPTGIDIRDGQQLECINCTACIDACDEVMEKVGLPKGLIRYASEREIETGSPYKFTGRMKGFAVILVLLLGFQGFLLSSREEMEAKFIKPAGSTFFVRDGKIINTYNYTFLNKTNSKKIVTIKVIEPKNAEIGYSASDKITVDRDKISKGTINISFPESQMNLSKQNITIGVYDHKNNLIDSYETYFEGPFKLQIQ, from the coding sequence ATGTCAGAGATAGATCAACAAGCCGTACGCGGCGGCCAAGCTCAGGTTGTAGACCCTGAATCTTATAGAGATTCCATAGGAACAATGGACCAAACCGGTAAGAGAAAATGGGTTTTCCCAAAGAAGCCAAAAGGCAAATACACCAACTATAGAGAGCTTGTAAGCTATATTCTATTGATTATATATTTTGCAATACCGTTTATTAAAATTAACGGAAATCCTGTCTTTTTGTTAAATGTCATTGACGGAGAATATTTTATTATGGGACAGCCTTTCTATCCTCAGGACTTCTTTATCCTTACCTTAGGTGCCATTGCTTCTCTAATTTTTATTATTGTTTTTACCATCGCATTCGGTAGGATTTTTTGTGGATGGATTTGCCCGCAGACAATTTTTATGGAATCCATTTTTCGGAAAATAGAGTTTTGGATTGAAGGTGACCGTAATAAACAGATGAGACTGGACCGGCAGGAATGGAATACTGAAAAAATTTGGAAAAGAATTTTAAAATGGTCTGCTTACATCGTTATTTCACTCTTTATCACCCACATTATGTTTATGTATATCGTCGGTTATGAGGATGTGCTCCAAATAATATCAGGAGGGCCATTTGCCAATATTACTAGTTTTATTGTCATGATTCTTTTTACAGCAACTTTTTATTTTGTGTTTGCGTGGTTTAGAGAACAGGTTTGCACTTTGGTATGTCCATACGGAAGATTACAGGGAGTCCTGATTGATAAAGAAACCATCAACGTTTTTTACGATTTTAAGAGAGGAGAAATACGTTCCAAATGGAGAAATGGTGAAGACAGGAAAAGTACAGGAAAAGGTGACTGTATTGATTGCTATCAGTGCGTCGCTGTTTGTCCAACCGGTATTGATATTAGAGATGGCCAGCAGTTGGAATGCATAAATTGTACTGCGTGCATTGATGCGTGTGATGAAGTAATGGAAAAAGTTGGCTTACCTAAAGGCTTAATAAGATACGCTTCAGAAAGAGAGATTGAAACAGGAAGCCCGTATAAATTTACAGGCAGAATGAAAGGCTTCGCAGTAATTCTGGTCTTATTGCTAGGGTTTCAAGGATTTCTTCTTTCCAGCCGTGAAGAGATGGAGGCAAAATTTATCAAGCCGGCAGGTAGCACGTTCTTCGTAAGAGATGGTAAGATTATCAATACATATAATTACACGTTCCTTAATAAAACCAATAGTAAAAAAATTGTCACTATAAAAGTAATCGAACCGAAAAACGCTGAAATTGGTTACAGTGCTTCTGATAAAATAACTGTAGATCGTGACAAAATATCAAAAGGAACCATAAACATAAGTTTTCCAGAATCACAGATGAATCTATCCAAACAAAATATTACCATAGGCGTATATGATCATAAAAATAATTTAATAGATTCTTATGAGACTTATTTTGAGGGACCTTTCAAATTACAGATACAATAA